Below is a genomic region from Triticum dicoccoides isolate Atlit2015 ecotype Zavitan chromosome 5A, WEW_v2.0, whole genome shotgun sequence.
CGCACCGACCCACATCTGACGCTACCAAATCGCATCGATCGCGCGGCGGTACCAAGGAAGGAAGGGGGGTTGGGGGATTGGGGGCGCGTTACCATACCTTGAGGATGCCGAGCTTAATGGAGCCGtagacgacgccgacgccgaccgcGGAGACCCTGGCCACCTGCAAAACAACATCCATCGCGAGGATGCCGATCGTCGGTCAGTCAATCAGCCAGTCAGATCTGATCCGCGCGGATGCGGAGGAatcggggggaggggcgcgcgtggGTTGCTTACGAGGGCGAGGGTgctcttgccggagtcgtctcctcctcctcctccttgtcctcctactggtcctcctcctccggctcggggc
It encodes:
- the LOC119300353 gene encoding uncharacterized protein LOC119300353, with product GDDSGKSTLALVARVSAVGVGVVYGSIKLGILKLESEA